In the Nakamurella alba genome, one interval contains:
- a CDS encoding GGDEF domain-containing protein gives MPTRQLELSWQYDLREERARVLALMFAAGGALCLFFVISVDRPGARYPLFTALGCGAVVLGILLWTTGRRFPPWLMQSLLALFSLLVGLLAAASITTAGVVGLGPAVIIAAMYAGYFLTRRSVVLQTVLAVLAYAGGALLSSARPEAVHLLSVALASTAVAATLNRLTRRLRRRSTLDALTGAVSRATWLQMAEREIGRQARPVCVAIIDLDNFKAVNDEDGHLAGDALLRELSELWTSTLGRQAVVGRYGGDEFVLLMSGLDLDEARARLDTLARAHPAEWTAGIAQARPGELITDLLTRADAELLDRKRELRSRQPD, from the coding sequence GTGCCGACCCGTCAGCTGGAGCTGTCGTGGCAGTACGACCTGCGCGAGGAACGTGCCCGGGTGCTGGCACTGATGTTCGCCGCCGGTGGTGCGCTCTGCCTGTTCTTCGTGATCTCGGTCGACCGGCCGGGCGCGCGATATCCGCTGTTCACCGCACTCGGGTGCGGCGCCGTTGTGCTGGGGATCCTGCTCTGGACCACCGGCCGCCGGTTCCCGCCGTGGTTGATGCAGTCCCTGTTGGCGCTGTTCTCGTTGCTGGTCGGTCTGCTCGCGGCCGCGTCGATCACCACCGCCGGCGTGGTCGGGCTCGGCCCGGCGGTGATCATCGCCGCGATGTACGCGGGCTACTTCCTGACCCGGCGCAGCGTGGTGCTGCAGACGGTCCTGGCGGTCCTGGCGTACGCGGGCGGTGCGCTGCTGTCCAGCGCCCGGCCGGAGGCCGTGCACCTGCTGTCGGTGGCACTGGCGTCGACGGCGGTGGCGGCGACGCTGAACCGGCTGACCCGGCGGCTGCGCCGGCGCAGCACGCTGGATGCGCTGACCGGCGCGGTCAGCCGGGCGACGTGGCTGCAGATGGCCGAGCGGGAGATCGGACGTCAGGCGCGCCCGGTCTGCGTTGCGATCATCGACCTGGACAACTTCAAGGCGGTCAACGACGAGGACGGTCACCTCGCCGGGGATGCCCTGCTGCGCGAGCTCTCCGAGCTGTGGACCAGCACCCTCGGCCGGCAGGCCGTCGTCGGTCGGTACGGCGGCGACGAGTTCGTGCTGCTGATGTCCGGGCTGGACCTGGACGAGGCCCGTGCGCGACTGGACACCCTGGCGCGCGCACACCCTGCGGAGTGGACGGCCGGCATCGCGCAGGCCCGGCCCGGTGAGCTGATCACCGACCTGCTGACCCGCGCCGACGCCGAACTGCTGGACCGCAAGCGAGAACTTCGGTCCCGGCAGCCCGACTGA
- a CDS encoding CYTH and CHAD domain-containing protein, producing MTESHTEREDKFDVPDGWILPDLTPALPPGADQSIDVQRLSNEYWDNADLDLLRAGVTVRLRHGAGEDGWQVKVPSGAARTEFRFGGSADTPPEGVLDLVRGLARGRRLLLLATLHTDRVVRTVRSGDEVLLEIADDTVRAAAPGPGEALLNEWRELEIELGPGGDEELLAAVGKRVRKAGAVPGSPPNKVGRAVGGAPAPVLGAGPRPVIEYLAAQRDAVVGGDLALRSGHDDVHATRVGTRRFRSTLRIFGGFFDDERVAALDAELRWYAGVLGEVRDRQVQRPRFAAAIAALPDELVLGPVAGSVEQQLLGEQVAALAELRTLLDGERYLALLRALDSFVARPPLVSGSHRPLPKIAERAGRKALRRLDEALAAGDSVGSDPAAADGSTGRHSRSDHADSDHADELLHRARKAAKRARYAGELIRDGSSTGRKKAAAAAAQADRFEELQDILGEHQDGVVAAALLRRWGAATHGRPDENGFTYGLLFQRELTAAEHGRAAAERWRSAQN from the coding sequence ATGACCGAGTCGCACACCGAGCGTGAGGACAAGTTCGACGTCCCCGACGGCTGGATCCTGCCCGACCTGACCCCTGCCCTGCCGCCCGGAGCCGATCAGTCGATCGACGTCCAGCGGCTGTCGAACGAGTACTGGGACAACGCCGACCTGGACCTGCTCCGCGCCGGGGTCACCGTGCGGCTGCGGCACGGGGCCGGCGAGGACGGCTGGCAGGTGAAGGTGCCATCCGGGGCGGCACGGACCGAGTTCCGGTTCGGCGGATCGGCGGACACCCCACCGGAGGGGGTGCTCGACCTGGTGCGCGGGCTCGCCCGCGGCCGCCGGCTGCTGCTGCTCGCCACCCTGCACACCGACCGGGTGGTGCGCACCGTGCGGTCCGGCGACGAGGTGCTGCTGGAGATCGCCGACGACACGGTGCGGGCCGCCGCTCCCGGACCCGGCGAGGCCCTGCTGAACGAGTGGCGGGAGCTGGAGATCGAGCTCGGTCCTGGCGGGGACGAGGAACTGCTGGCCGCCGTCGGGAAGCGGGTGCGCAAGGCCGGGGCGGTGCCCGGCTCCCCGCCGAACAAGGTCGGCCGGGCCGTCGGCGGTGCCCCGGCTCCGGTGCTCGGGGCCGGCCCGCGGCCGGTGATCGAGTACCTGGCCGCGCAGCGGGACGCGGTGGTCGGTGGTGATCTCGCGCTGCGGTCCGGGCACGACGACGTCCACGCCACACGCGTCGGGACCAGGCGTTTCCGGTCGACCCTGCGCATCTTTGGTGGCTTCTTCGACGACGAGCGGGTGGCCGCCCTCGACGCCGAGCTGCGCTGGTACGCCGGTGTCCTCGGCGAGGTGCGGGACCGCCAGGTGCAGCGGCCCCGGTTCGCCGCCGCGATCGCAGCGTTACCGGATGAGCTGGTGCTCGGCCCGGTCGCGGGGTCGGTGGAGCAGCAGCTGCTGGGCGAGCAGGTCGCGGCCCTCGCCGAACTGCGCACCTTGCTCGACGGCGAGCGGTACCTCGCCCTGCTGCGTGCCCTCGACTCCTTCGTCGCCCGGCCGCCGCTGGTGTCCGGCTCGCACCGGCCGCTGCCGAAGATCGCCGAGCGGGCGGGACGCAAGGCGCTGCGGCGGCTCGACGAAGCGCTGGCGGCCGGTGACTCCGTCGGTTCCGATCCGGCCGCTGCCGACGGTTCCACCGGGCGGCACTCCCGCTCCGACCACGCCGACTCCGATCACGCCGACGAGCTGCTGCACCGGGCACGCAAGGCGGCCAAGCGGGCCCGGTACGCGGGCGAGCTGATCCGGGACGGATCGTCGACCGGACGGAAGAAGGCGGCCGCCGCGGCCGCGCAGGCCGACCGGTTCGAGGAGTTGCAGGACATCCTCGGCGAGCACCAGGACGGCGTGGTCGCCGCCGCCCTGCTGCGCCGCTGGGGTGCCGCCACCCACGGCCGGCCCGACGAGAACGGCTTCACCTACGGCCTGCTCTTCCAGCGCGAGCTGACCGCCGCCGAGCACGGGCGGGCTGCGGCGGAGCGGTGGCGCTCGGCGCAGAACTGA
- a CDS encoding EAL domain-containing protein — translation MPSSRRHRSALHYLVPPDRTSALQQSVELLAKYFGFPIALVNVVDDNVQHTIAGAGVHPRQVGNLATVCRDVIDDARPQVLEIDVAVGDRRMLTYVGLPLVGREGLPIGTLCLLHPERRGFSARQLQDLAAAGGIVQEQLELRRLEREDLRLTVANALALGEAIDTGRITAHFQPVVGLVSGRTVGLEALARWEHPQLGLLSPSAFLPLAETSDMVVDLDLAVIGHAARHFAPWFRRDPRLRLHVNLSARHFEQADCVERIAGRVASAGIPSTAVDLEVTETAMLSTGPITTVQLHALRDLGFRIVLDDFGTGFSSVAHLMRMPVDGIKIDRSVTTALGSRTGDALLRALLSLAHDLDLDTCIEGVESPEQVEQANAAGCATGQGFLWSRPQPACRIDQQLGSPPAIPGQRTHPRADITSARRRAVR, via the coding sequence ATGCCCAGCTCCCGCCGGCACCGATCGGCACTGCACTACCTGGTCCCACCGGACCGCACCTCGGCCCTCCAGCAGTCGGTCGAACTGCTCGCGAAGTACTTCGGCTTCCCGATCGCCCTGGTCAACGTCGTCGACGACAACGTCCAGCACACGATCGCCGGCGCCGGCGTCCATCCCCGCCAGGTCGGCAACCTGGCCACCGTGTGCCGGGACGTGATCGACGACGCCCGGCCGCAGGTCCTCGAGATCGACGTCGCTGTCGGCGACCGGCGCATGCTCACCTACGTCGGGCTGCCGCTCGTGGGCCGGGAAGGTCTGCCGATCGGCACGCTCTGCCTGCTCCACCCGGAACGCCGCGGGTTCTCCGCCCGCCAGTTGCAGGACCTCGCCGCTGCCGGCGGGATCGTCCAGGAGCAACTCGAACTGCGCCGGCTGGAGCGGGAGGACCTGCGGCTGACCGTCGCCAACGCCCTGGCGCTGGGTGAGGCGATCGACACCGGCCGGATCACCGCGCACTTCCAGCCCGTCGTCGGACTGGTCTCCGGCCGGACCGTCGGCCTCGAGGCGCTCGCCCGTTGGGAGCACCCCCAGCTGGGCCTGCTCTCACCCTCGGCGTTCCTGCCGTTGGCTGAGACCTCGGACATGGTGGTCGATCTCGACCTCGCCGTCATCGGGCACGCGGCCCGCCACTTCGCGCCGTGGTTCCGCCGGGATCCGCGGCTCCGCCTGCACGTCAACCTGTCGGCCCGGCACTTCGAACAGGCGGACTGCGTCGAGCGCATCGCCGGCCGTGTGGCGAGTGCCGGGATACCGTCCACCGCAGTGGATCTCGAGGTCACCGAGACCGCGATGCTGTCCACCGGCCCGATCACCACGGTGCAGCTGCACGCGCTGCGCGACCTCGGGTTCCGCATCGTCCTCGACGACTTCGGGACCGGGTTCTCCTCGGTCGCCCATCTGATGAGGATGCCGGTCGACGGGATCAAGATCGACCGGTCGGTGACGACCGCGTTGGGCAGCCGGACCGGTGACGCCCTGCTGCGGGCGCTGCTCTCGCTGGCGCACGACCTGGACCTGGACACCTGCATCGAGGGGGTGGAATCACCGGAGCAGGTCGAGCAGGCGAATGCGGCCGGCTGCGCCACCGGCCAGGGATTCCTCTGGTCGCGACCGCAGCCGGCCTGCCGGATCGACCAGCAGCTCGGATCACCGCCGGCGATCCCGGGTCAGCGGACGCACCCGCGGGCGGACATCACGTCGGCGCGGAGGAGGGCCGTGCGCTGA